From Chaetodon trifascialis isolate fChaTrf1 chromosome 1, fChaTrf1.hap1, whole genome shotgun sequence, one genomic window encodes:
- the dmxl2 gene encoding dmX-like protein 2 isoform X5, whose product MHLHQVLTGAVNPGDCCYSVGSVVDIPFTAYGSGCDVVILASDFECVQIIPGAQNGNIQVGCVECSHQLGRIAASYGNTVCIFEPLSTNPNKRHKQLNYQWQKTGQFFLDAITYNLAWDPQGNRILAATERLQLWAPPLTDALIEEEDGQLTEDKPHPVLNDWNCVWQCKTAASVHVAKWSPDGEYFATVGKDDCLLKVWYPTTGWRSAVVVQDPSDKKPPPVHFSFVYLAHPRSVTGMSWRKTSKFMPKGSVCNVLLTSCEDGVCRLWSETLLPEDSLLGGQISENTQSFSSSLPGLAGNKDKIQHALESIHHLKHLRRGRRRSSALVAHSELLPSQLSTQDTHTHRHIVHHANALCHFHISASINPNTDIPSTLADSAVFNPDDGSGGGGFVVHWLNNKDLSFTASMELFMLQLRKFSEQQLEQTTEDPLDPEGSPMKFDFDLDEMSDKASSEQGEEGEPGEQGSTKASSPGSSSSMPLPSMLLERKMETLTTEWNKSPDMLFTIHPADGSFLVWHVKYLDEFNQGIFRQVQVSFSSRIPVAFPTGDANSLSKNILMYACTLTEGESAGAGEPGRMVQRVPHSASASAGLGSPALASSPNPCLGISPAVMMVSKHVDGSLNQWAVTFAERSAFSNVLTVSHKFRYCGHRFHLNDQACHTVLPLLLTSSHHNALLTPPSAPGSLEGEQPPTFPLPKGLPRKQLRNAATRTFHDPNAIYSELILWRVDHIGPLSCTGGVSELARINSLHTSAFSNVAWLPTLVPSSVLGTYCNSASACFVASDGKNLRLYQAVVDARKLLDELSDPETSKLVGEVFNIVSQQSTARPGCIIELDVITNQCGANTQLLHVFQEDFILGYKPQKETDAYTPAFPSGEDYQPAPFSEKFFLVVIEKDLNRNSVLQMWHLHLKSVQACVDEPSPDYSFQSQLMVPNQVVNADSSPETSPIRPLPRSASTANLQSASKLILSSKLVYSKRLDLPHGVEVTRATPSAGHLSSSSIYPVCLAPYLIVTTCSDSRVRFWHCAVECDDGYSEDDQDNRVYRWEPWALMNEEEDNNSAVCVSGRPVAVSCSYIGRLAVAFKKPRQGQLQSSGEDFSMHVSIYECESTGGSEWVLEQTLHLDDFTRPSTTLDPRVSVDSNLFVYSRSDLYMSRDHSSPNIKHYVHLDWLSKEDGSHILTVGVGSNILMYGRISGMVNEQTSSKEGVAVITLPLGGSIKQGIRSRWILLRSVDLLSSVDGTPSLPVSLSWVRDGILVVGMDCEMHVYAQWHQDKKPGEGEEGSLSSADIAGGQTAGSSSVFEGRARSKSVFEGSAAVDEALRAPAGLQEGGLFEAAHSLSPTLPQYHPTQLLELMDLGKVRRAKAILAHLVKCIAGEVAVVRDVEAGEGGARRHLSRTISVTGSTAKDTIVAGRDGGRDYTEINSIPPLPLYSLMLADLDTSYKGAEEAAKGAKVADGEGAQKSTEDQYSDLFQVPTVTTDDFVNFATDKPEKKSRVINLSQYGPTYFGPEHAQVLSSHLMHSSLPGLTRLEQMFLVALADTVATTSAEVTSSTDQQYTGAEALDECGLRYLLAMRLHTCLLTSLPPLYRMQLLHQGLSTCHFAWAFHSEAEEELLNMIPAMQRGDPQWSELRAVGVGWWIRNINTLRKMVEKLGKAAFQRHNDPLDAALFYLAMKKKAVLWGLFRSQHDEKMTQFFKNNFSEDRWRKAALKNAFSLLGKQRFEQSAAFFLLAGSLKDAIEVLMEKMEDLQLAMIVARLYEADFENSSTCQGLLHEKVLGCNRDGSGYHCSRLHPDPFLRSIAYWIMKDYTRALDTLLERIPKEDDENPDVMVKSCNPVVFSFYNYLRTHPLIIRRHFANPEGTATNVGLTAEKSSADEINLIERKLFFTTANAHFKVGCPVLALEVLSKIPKVTKKSGSSPLSKASSKANLNSSQPLENGTQGGVDWAAPAAPAYAWGGNDAGAGGLDWSQPMIKMEDDGLNLDWGDDKDDDEDEDDDDGLTMKKPEAETKADGGSGGGGSKLQRENSQGESEVDVIAEQLKFRACLKILMTELRTLATGFEVDGGKLRFQLYSWLEKEIAAMHTICNYKVEGKEEDSEVERWGERTASVDISDEALENTEAGAYERHQMERRRLQAKQQHSERRKAWLRKNQALLRVFLSYCSLHGAKGGGVTSVRMELLFLLQESQQELTVKQLQSPLPLPTTLPLLSACIAPTKTVIANPVLHLSNHIHDILHTVTLMEAPPHPDFMDDRVNALHTLAASLSACIYQALCDSHSYSSQTEANQFTGMVYQGLLLSERKRLRTESIEEHITPNSAPAQWPGVSSLISLLTSAREEDQPRLNVLLCEAVVAVYLSLLIHGLGTHSSNELFRLAAHPLNNRVWAAVFGGGAKVIIKPKRPEAPPVPADFEAARPEESQEAGRPEQSSLTPSPTPIPTETQRPKRPPPPISRGEGLGTVAPATKASSTAGPSKECSEDKAEQPSQTKSESETKPAAPPQPPAEDVDRYRRRFNMRMLVPGRPVKETPATPPPVPTERPAYREKFIPPELSMWDYFVAKPFLPLSDSNALCDSDESGAEDDEDDDDAFLSDTQITEHSDPNSYSWALIRLVMVKLAQHNVKNFLPLTGLDFTDLPVTSPLSNAVLKTLENWEQLLLERMNKFDGPPPNYINTYPTDLSAGGGPAILRHKAMLEPDNTPFKTKNNQSFPARRLWHFLVKQEVLQETLIRYIFTKKRKQSESVENHMDRISQNCIAGASSPYKVEADLGYPGGKAKIIHKESDIIMAFAINKANSNEIVLASTHDVQEVDVSSLVAVQPYTWIGEDFDKESRSSDDIDHRSSHTNIAQASSVPFAPPQMPVSASMPWLGSGQTSMGASVIMKRNLNNVKRMTSHPIYQYYMTGAQDGSVRMFEWNRPQQLICFRQAGNARVTRLYFNSQGNKCGVADGEGFLSLWQVNQTSSNPKPYLSWQCHTKTCGDFAFITSSSLIATAGQSNDNRNVCLWDTLISPSNTMVHAFPCHENGATVLQYAPKQQLLITGGRKGFVCVFDIRQRQLLHTFQAHDSAIKALALDAFEDFFVTGSAEGNMKVWKLAGHGLMHSFSTEHAKQSIFRNIGAGVMQVETRPGNRIFTCGADGTLKMRVLPDRYNILSSLVDVL is encoded by the exons GCCTATGGCTCAGGTTGTGATGTAGTGATCTTGGCTAGTGACTTTGAGTGTGTGCAGATTATCCCGGGAGCTCAGAATGGAAACATACAGGTGGGCTGTGTGGAGTGCTCCCACCAGCTTGGCAGG ATCGCTGCTTCCTACGGAAACACAGTCTGCATCTTTGAACCTCTTTCTACCAACCCAAACAAACGCCACAAG CAGCTTAACTATCAGTGGCAAAAGACAGGACAGTTCTTCCTCGATGCCATCACCTACAACCTGGCCTGGGACCCACAAG GGAACCGTATCCTAGCAGCAACTGAGCGGCTCCAGCTGTGGGCTCCACCACTGACAGATGCCCtgatagaggaggaggatgggcaGTTGACGGAGGACAAGCCCCACCCTGTCCTCAATGACTGGAACTGTGTCTGGCAGTGCAA GACTGCTGCATCCGTGCACGTTGCCAAGTGGTCTCCTGATGGGGAGTACTTTGCAACAGTGGGGAAG GATGACTGTTTACTCAAGGTGTGGTATCCCACCACGGGCTGGCGTTCTGCAGTGGTGGTCCAGGACCCCTCCGATAAAAAGCCTCCGCCCGTTCACTTCTCCTTCGTTTACCTGGCTCATCCCCGCTCGGTCACTGGTATGTCGTGGAGGAAGACCAGCAAGTTCATGCCCAA GGGTTCGGTGTGCAACGTGTTACTGACGTCCTGCGAGGATGGTGTGTGTAGGTTGTGGTCGGAGACGCTGCTACCAGAGGACAGCCTGCTTGGAGGACAGATCTCTGAGAACACACAGTCCTTCAGCTCCAGCCTGCCAGGCCTGGCAGGCAATAAGGACAAAATCCAACATGCTTTGGAG TCAATCCACCACCTGAAGCATCTGCGCCGGGGCCGGAGACGGTCCTCGGCTCTGGTGGCACACAGTGAGCTGCTGCCCTCTCAGCTTagcacacaggacacacacactcaccgcCATATCGTTCATCACGCTAACGCCCTGTGTCACTTCCATATCTCAGCCAGTATTAACCCCAACACAG ATATCCCGTCAACGCTGGCTGACTCTGCAGTGTTCAACCCTGACGATggcagtggtggtggaggcTTCGTGGTTCACTGGCTCAACAATAAGGACCTCAGCTTCACTGCCTCCATGGAGCTCTTCATGTTGCAGCTTCGTAAGTTCTCTgaacagcagctggagcagaccACCGAGGACCCCCTGGACCCCGAAGGATCCCCTATGAAATTTGACTTTG ACCTGGATGAGATGTCTGACAAAGCCTCCTCAGAGCAAGGGGAAGAGGGTGAACCAGGGGAGCAGGGAAGCACCAAGGCATCCTCCCCGGGATCCAGCTCCAGCATGCCTTTGCCCTCCATGCTGCTGGAGCGGAAGATGGAGACTCTGACCACAGAGTGGAACAAGAGCCCAGACATGCTGTTCACCATCCACCCTGCCGATGGATCTTTCCTGGTCTGGCATGTGAAGTACTTGGACGAATTCAACCAGGGAATCTTCAGACAGGTTCAG GTGTCCTTCTCCTCCCGTATTCCAGTGGCATTTCCTACTGGTGATGCCAACTCGCTCAGTAAAAACATCCTGATGTACGCCTGCACTTTGACTGAGGGTGAGAGTGCCGGGGCAGGGGAGCCAGGTAGGATGGTCCAACGCGTCCCCCACTCTGCTTCAGCCTCAGCCGGCCTGGGTTCACCCGCCCTGGCCTCCTCTCCCAACCCCTGCCTTGGCATCAGTCCTGCTGTCATGATGGTCTCCAAGCATGTTGATGGATCTCTCAACCAG TGGGCTGTGACATTCGCTGAGCGTTCTGCCTTCTCCAACGTATTGACTGTATCTCACAAGTTCCGGTACTGCGGCCACCGCTTCCATCTGAACGACCAAGCCTGCCACACAGTGCTGCCCCTGCTGCTGACCTCCTCTCACCATAATGCTCTGCTCACCCCTCCCTCGGCCCCTGGCAGTCTGGAAGGAGAGCAGCCTCCTACCTTTCCACTACCAAAGGGACTTCCCAG GAAGCAGCTTCGTAATGCAGCTACAAGGACCTTCCATGACCCCAACGCCATCTACAGTGAGCTGATCTTGTGGAGGGTGGACCACATTGGACCCCTGTCCTGCACTGGAGGGGTCTCTGAACTGGCCCGCATCAACTCCCTGCACACCTCTGCCTTCAGCAATGTTGCTTGGCTACCTACACTAGTACCCAGCTCTGTACTCG GAACTTACTGCAACAGTGCGAGCGCCTGCTTCGTGGCATCGGATGGTAAAAACCTGCGTCTCTATCAAGCCGTGGTGGATGCCAGAAAACTACTGGATGAGCTGTCAGATCCTGAAACATCT AAACTGGTGGGCGAGGTGTTCAACATCGTCAGCCAGCAGTCCACTGCCAGACCCGGATGTATCATAGAGTTGGACGTCATTACAAACCAG TGTGGCGCCAACACCCAGCTGCTTCATGTCTTCCAAGAGGACTTCATTCTAGGTTACAAGCCCCAGAAAGAAACAGATGCATACACACCCGCCTTTCCATCTGGTGAAG ATTACCAACCTGCTCCATTCTCTGAGAAGTTCTTCCTGGTGGTGATAGAAAAGGATCTCAACAGGAACTCTGTCCTCCAGATGTGGCACCTGCACCTCAAGTCTGTGCAGGCCTGTGTTG ATGAGCCGAGCCCAGATTATAGCTTCCAAAGCCAGCTGATGGTTCCCAATCAAGTTGTCAATGCCGACTCGTCTCCGGAGACCTCTCCCATCAGACCCCTGCCGCGGTCCGCCTCCACAGCCAACTTACAATCAGCAAGCAAACTCATCCTCAGCTCCAAGCTGGTGTACAGCAAGCGGCTCGACCTGCCCCACGGGGTGGAGGTTACCAGGGCCACCCCCTCTGCAG GTCACCTGAGTTCCTCCTCCATCTACCCTGTGTGCCTGGCTCCGTATCTGATTGTTACGACCTGCTCTGACTCTCGCGTGCGGTTCTGGCACTGTGCCGTGGAGTGTGATGACGGGTATAGCGAAGATGACCAGGACAACAGGGTGTACCGCTGGGAGCCCTGGGCCCTGATGAACGAAGAGGAAGACAAcaacagtgctgtgtgtgtgtcagggcgGCCTGTCGCGGTGTCCTGCTCCTACATCGGCAGGCTGGCCGTGGCCTTTAAGAAGCCACGACAGGGACAG CTGCAAAGTTCTGGAGAGGACTTCTCCATGCATGTGTCTATTTATGAGTGCGAGTCCACCGGTGGCTCAGAGTGGGTTTTAGAGCAAACTCTCCACCTGGACGACTTCACCAGACCTTCAACAACCCTGGATCCAAGAGTCAGTGTGGACTCCAACCTCTTTGTGTACAGCAG GTCTGACCTGTACATGAGCAGAGACCATAGCTCCCCCAACATTAAGCACTACGTTCACCTGGACTGGCTGTCAAAGGAGGATGGATCTCACATCCTCACCGTCGGAGTTGGATCCAACATTCTCATGTACGGCCGGATCTCCGGCATGGTCAACGAGCAGACGAGCAGCAAGGAGGGGGTGGCTGTCATCACCCTTCCTCTAGGGGGCAGTATCAAACAGGGGATCCGCTCCCGCTGGATCCTGCTTCGGTCCGTGGACCTCCTGTCCTCAGTGGATGGCACACCATCTCTGCCAGTCTCTCTGTCCTGGGTGAGGGACGGCATCCTGGTGGTGGGCATGGACTGTGAAATGCATGTGTACGCCCAGTGGCATCAGGACAAGAAACCcggtgagggagaggagggcagcCTATCGTCCGCAGACATCGCTGGAGGTCAAACTGCAGGTTCCTCCTCGGTCTTTGAAGGGAGAGCCAGGTCTAAGAGCGTGTTTGAAGGGAGTGCCGCAGTGGACGAGGCCCTCCGTGCCCCGGCAGGACTTCAGGAAGGGGGACTGTTCGAGGCGGCTCATTCCCTGTCCCCGACTCTACCCCAGTACCATCCCAcgcagctgctggagctcatGGACCTGGGCAAGGTTCGCCGTGCCAAG GCCATCCTCGCTCACCTGGTGAAGTGTATCGCTGGGGAAGTTGCCGTGGTGAGGGACGTGGAGGCTGGTGAGGGCGGCGCCAGGAGACATCTGTCTCGGACCATCAGTGTGACTGGCAGCACAGCGAAAGACACCATTGTGGCTGGCCGCGATGGGGGCAGAGATTACACAGAGATCAACTCCATCCCTCCCTTGCCTCTGTATTCCCTCATGTTGGCTGACCTAGACACCTCGTACAAGGGAGCAGAAGAGGCTGCTAAGGGAGCTAAGGTGGCCGACGGAGAGGGAGCCCAGAAGTCCACAGAGGACCAGTATTCTGACCTCTTCCAG GTGCCAACAGTTACCACAGACGACTTTGTGAACTTTGCCACTGACAAACCAGAGAAGAAGTCTCGAGTTATCAACCTCTCTCAATATGGACCAACCTACTTTGGACCAGAGCATGCTCAG GTATTATCCAGTCACCTCATGCACTCCAGCCTACCGGGACTGACCAGACTAGAGCAGATGTTCTTGGTGGCCTTGGCTGATACGGTTGCGACTACCAGTGCTGAGGTCACCAGCTCCACTGATCAACAGTACACAG gtgcTGAGGCTCTCGATGAGTGTGGACTGAGGTACCTGCTGGCCATGCGTCTTCatacctgcctgctcacctctcTGCCCCCCCTCTACCGCATGCAGCTGCTCCACCAGG GCTTATCAACATGCCACTTTGCATGGGCCTTCCACTCGGAGGcggaagaggagctgctgaacaTGATCCCAGCCATGCAGAGAGGCGATCCACAGTGGTCTGAGCTCAGAGCGGTTGGAGTGGGTTGGTGGATACGCAACATCAACACTCTGCGGAAAATGGTGGAGAAG TTAGGTAAAGCTGCGTTCCAGAGACACAACGACCCTTTAGATGCTGCTCTGTTCTACTTGGCCATGAAAAAGAAAGCTGTCCTTTGGGGGCTGTTCAG GTCTCAGCATGACGAGAAGATGACTCAGTTCTTCAAGAACAACTTCAGTGAGGACCGCTGGCGAAAGGCAGCTCTGAAAAATGCATTCTCCCTGCTGGGAAAGCAGCGCTTTGAACAGTCCGCTGCCTTCTTCCTGCTGGCTGGATCACTCAAAGATGCCATAGAG GTGTTgatggagaagatggaggatcTCCAGTTAGCCATGATAGTAGCAAGGCTGTATGAGGCTGACTTTGAGAACTCATCCACTTGCCAAGGCCTCCTTCATGAGAAGGTCCTGGGCTGTAACAGGGATGGAAGTGGCTATCACTGTTCCAGACTGCACCCTGACCCATTCCTCCGCAGCATAGCCTACTGGATCATGAAGGATTACACCCGGGCCCTGGACACACTGTTGGAGCGAATCCCCAAAGAGGATGACGAGAACCCCG aTGTGATGGTGAAATCTTGCAACCCGGTGGTGTTTAGCTTCTACAACTACCTGAGGACACACCCTTTGATCATCCGTCGCCACTTCGCAAATCCAGAGGGCACAGCAACAAATGTGGGCCTGACAGCTGAGAAGAGCAGCGCAGATGAGATCAACCTCATAGAGCGTAAACTCTTCTTCACCACAGCCAATGCACACTTCAAG GTGGGCTGCCCAGTTCTGGCTCTGGAAGTACTCTCCAAGATTCCCAAAGTTACCAAGAAATCTGGCTCCTCACCTCTCAGCAAAGCTTCATCCAAGGCCAACTTAAACTCGAGTCAGCCCCTGGAAAATGGCACCCAGGGAGGTGTGGACTGGGCCGCCCCAGCAGCCCCTGCCTACGCCTGGGGAGGAAACGATGCAGGTGCGGGTGGGTTGGATTGGAGCCAGCCCATGATAAAGATGGAGGACGACGGACTGAATCTGGACTGGGGAGATGataaggatgatgatgaagatgaggatgatgatgacggtCTGACCATGAAGAAACCGGAGGCTGAGACCAAAGCAGACGGAGGCTCAGGGGGCGGCGGCTccaaactgcagagagagaattCACAG GGCGAGTCAGAGGTGGACGTGatagcagagcagctgaagttCCGTGCCTGTCTGAAGATCTTGATGACAGAGCTGCGTACGCTGGCCACGGGCTTTGAGGTGGATGGAGGAAAGCTCCGCTTTCAGCTCTACAGTTGGCTCGAGAAAGAGATCGCAGCCATGCATACGATCTGCAACTACAAG gtggaggggaaggaggaggattCAGAGGTGGAGCGTTGGGGGGAGCGCACAGCATCAGTGGACATATCAGACGAGGCCCTGGAGAACACAGAGGCCGGGGCCTACGAGCGCCACCAGATGGAGCGACGTCGTCTTCAGGCCAAGCAGCAGCACTCCGAGAGGCGCAAGGCGTGGCTGAGGAAGAACCAGGCCCTGCTGAGGGTGTTTCTGTCCTACTGTAGCCTTCATGGAGCCAAGGGAGGAGGAGTCACCTCTGTTCGCATGGAGCTTCTGTTCCTTCTGCAGGAGAGccagcag GAGCTCACAGTTAAGCAGCTGcagtctcctctgcctctgcccaCTACACTGCCTCTGCTATCTGCTTGCATTGCCCCCACCAAGACGGTCATAGCTAATCCAGTTCTCCACCTCAGCAACCACATTCACGACATCCTCCACACCGTCACCCTCATGGAGGCCCCGCCGCATCCTGACTTCATGGATGATCGG GTGAATGCTCTGCACACGCTAGCAGCGTCTCTGTCTGCTTGCATCTATCAAGCACTGTGTGACAGCCACAGCTACAG CAGCCAGACTGAGGCCAACCAGTTTACAGGGATGGTGTACCAGGGCCTGTTGCTCAGTGAGAGGAAACGTCTCCGCACAGAAAGCATTGAAGAACACATAACTCCCAATTCCGCTCCTGCACAGTGGCCAG gtgtgtcgTCTCTGATTTCTCTGTTGACGTCTGCCAGAGAGGAGGACCAGCCGAGGCTCAACGTGCTGCTGTGCGAGGCGGTCGTGGCTGTTTATCTGTCGCTGCTCATCCACGGCCTGGGCACGCACAGCAGCAACGAACTCTTCCGCCTGGCGGCGCATCCCCTCAACAACCGCGTGTGGGCCGCCGTCTTTGGAGGAGGGGCCAAAGTCATTATTAAGCCAAAGAGGCCCGAGGCCCCACCAG TGCCAGCTGATTTTGAAGCAGCCAGGCCAGAGGAGTCTCAGGAGGCAGGAAGACCTGAGCAGAGCAGCCTCACCCCAAGCCCCACTCCCATCCCCACTGAAACCCAGCGCCCCAAACGACCCCCTCCTCCCATTTCAAGGGGAGAGGGGTTGGGCACTGTGGCACCAGCAACTAAGGCCAGCT CAACAGCTGGGCCTAGCAAGGAGTGTTCAGAGGACAAGGCTGAGCAGCCCTCTCAGACTAAATCTGAATCTGAGACTAAACCAG CAGCTCCCCCTCAGCCCCCAGCGGAGGATGTGGATCGATACAGACGTAGGTTCAACATGAGGATGCTCGTTCCTGGACGGCCTGTGAAGGAGACGCCGGCCACCCCGCCTCCTGTGCCCACAGAGAGACCCGCATACAGGGAGAAGTTCATCCCCCCAGAGCTGAGCATGTGGGACTACTTTGTGGCCAAA CCCTTCCTGCCACTGTCCGACAGCAACGCTCTGTGCGACTCAGATGAAAGCGGCgcagaggatgatgaagatgatgacgaCGCCTTCCTCTCTGATACGCAGATAACGGAGCACTCTGACCCCAACTCCTACAG CTGGGCTCTGATCCGCCTGGTCATGGTGAAACTGGCTCAGCACAACGTCAAGAacttcctccctctcactgGCCTTGACTTCACAG acCTACCAGTTACCTCCCCTCTCAGCAACGCCGTGTTGAAGACTTTAGAGAACTGGGAGCAGCTTTTGCTGGAGCGAATGAACAAGTTTGACGGCCCGCCTCCCAACTACATCAACACTTACCCCACTGACCTCAGCGCGGGAGGTGGCCCCGCCATCCTCCGTCACAAGGCCATGCTGGAGCCAGACAACACACCCTTCAA gaCGAAGAACAATCAGTCCTTTCCAGCCCGACGTCTGTGGCATTTCCTGGTCAAACAGGAAGTTCTTCAGGAGACTTTGATCCGGTACATCTTTACTAAGAAAAGGAAGCAGAGTGAG tCTGTAGAGAACCATATGGACCGTATAAGCCAAAACTGCATAGCAGGAGCTAGCAGTCCCTATAAG GTGGAGGCAGATCTTGGCTACCCGGGAGGAAAAGCTAAAATCATTCACAAGGAATCTGACATAATCATGGCATTTGCCATCAATAAG GCTAACTCCAACGAGATAGTGTTGGCCTCCACTCACGATGTCCAGGAGGTGGACGTGTCGAGCCTGGTCGCTGTCCAACCCTACACCTGGATCGGGGAGGACTTTGATAAAGAGTCCCGCAG CTCTGACGACATCGACCATCGTTCTTCTCATACCAACATCGCCCAGGCGAGCTCTGTCCCCTTTGCGCCACCACAGATGCCGGTCTCTGCGTCCATGCCCTGGCTCGGCAGTGGGCAAACCAGCATGGGAGCCAGTGTG atTATGAAGAGGAATCTAAATAACGTGAAGAGAATGACATCCCATCCCATCTATCAGTATT ACATGACAGGGGCTCAGGATGGCAGTGTGAGAATGTTTGAATGGAACAGACCGCAGCAGCTCATCTGCTTCAGACAAGCAGGCAACGCTCGAGTCACCCGCCTCTATTTTAACTCCCAAGGCAataag TGTGGAGTTGCTGACGGAGAGGGTTTCCTCAGTCTCTGGCAGGTCAACCAGACATCCTCCAACCCCAAACCCTACCTG AGTTGGCAGTGCCACACAAAGACCTGCGGTGATTTTGCCTTCATCACGTCCTCCAGCCTCATCGCCACGGCCGGACAGTCCAATGATAACAG AAATGTTTGCCTGTGGGATACTCTGATTTCACCTAGCAATACCATGGTCCATG CGTTCCCCTGCCATGAGAACGGGGCCACTGTGCTGCAGTACGCTCctaaacagcagctgctgatcaCTGGAGGCAGAAAGGGCTTTGTGTGCGTGTTCGACATCCGCCAGAGGCAGCTGCTCCACACTTTCCAGGCTCATGACTCAGCCATCAAGGCTCTTGCGCTGGATGCCTTCGAGGACTTCTTCGTCACTGGCTCTGCAGAGGGCAACATGAAG GTGTGGAAGCTAGCCGGCCACGGGCTCATGCACTCTTTCAGCACCGAGCATGCCAAGCAGTCCATCTTCCGCAACATCGGCGCCGGCGTCATGCAGGTGGAGACGCGGCCCGGAAACCGAATCTTCACCTGCGGGGCAGACGGCACCCTGAAGATGAGGGTCCTCCCAGACCGCTACAATATCCTCAGCAGCTTGGTTGACGTCCTGTAA